The Rosa chinensis cultivar Old Blush chromosome 7, RchiOBHm-V2, whole genome shotgun sequence DNA segment catcaAAGaggtatatatatttgtaaGGTTATGGGTAATTTGGGGTTATTGAAAATACATAAGAATATTTTAGGTTAAAAATACACATTCTTGGGTCTTTGATTCTTAAATGAgaaaattagaagaagaaaaacacccaaaaaatgaagctcCTATTAAGAAAAGCTAACTAAACCCtacttttttcctctctctctaaacaAACCCCCCGAAACCAGTTTCCCCACTTCCTCCCCCTCTCTGGCCAGATCTCGATCAATTTGATTGGGATCTCCAGATGGAGAGGAGGGAGGGTACTCGTTCTTGATCGTGTTTTCTTTTCcgttttgcttgtttgtttttctttgccGTTTTGGCGATTTTCCTTGGAGTTCGTCTCCGATCCAACCTTGCTTGGTGACCCCGTGCGGGTCTGCAGTATGCCGGGTCCTCAGTCAATGTTCCTTCGGCGGATCGGGGAGTGGTGGTGGCGGTTTGGGGGAGTTGTAGTGGCTGTCTGGGTTGGTCCCGATCGGTTTGGGTCCAATCTGATAGGGTGGTTTGATATGGGATGGACCCGATTTGGGAAAGGCCTGGGGTGGTCTTAGTGGCAGAGGGTGGTGGTGGTCAGGCGATTCTGATGGCAGAGGGCTGTTGGGGGTCAATCGGCAGTGGCGGTGGTGATGGGTGTGGCGGCCTACTGAGAggttttggtgtttggtttCTTTATTTGGTTTTCATCAATAAGTCTTTTGTAGgtttttttagttttagctGTTGGGTCACACTGCAATTTTTGGTATAGACAATCTTCTCTTTGCCGGTCGAGAGAtcgttcctgttctggagttgtGTCAGCAGCGGTGGAGAAAATGTCTGGctatagacaatcatccttggccttctagtgggtccttCCTGTCTGTGATCGGGTCAAAGGagatggcgatttggagcagtggtggatggatggtgttgacacgagggtggtgatggtgttgaGTTTTTTAGTCTCAGGTCTGATTGTCTGGCAACCTTTCTGGTCGAGATTAGGTCACaatgagtgttggcttggtcgatcaaacGCTGGTCAGGGGGACTCTGGTGGGTGAGTTTAGTGTCGACACAAGTCAGTTGTCTAGTTTAGAGTTCGTACTGGCTGGACGAGAGGTGAGAtgtcaaggattcactgctTCTGCGCTTTTGTCTGTCATACAGTTTTGTCTTTGCCTTTTGTTGTAGTGCAAGTTGAGTCGGGGCCTTGTTGGCTCCGTTAGTCAGTCATTttggagttccagtgtgaagtccagtggccatttctgtgtatgagatgatgccaaaactcattgtatcaagttcattattaatgaagtttcttcttgatcaaaaaaaaaaaaaaaaggtgattcTATTTAGACCTCCCAATTTGCTCTTTAAACCTCCCTGTCAatttttttcatcaaatttccTAATTTATCCTCATTCTTATTTAAACATTTTCAGTTTTCTTTTAACTGACTATTTTAATCATCATCTCCAACTTATCTCTTCATTGCATGGTCTTCTGCAAGTCTAGTCAACAGATGCCAGAACTTTTAACCTTATATGTTGTAAATCATATTAAAATATCCACCATATTTCTTGATCGACATGTGCAATCTGTTTAATTGGGTTTGACTTTTAAtcaatttaaattttttgataATTTTCTCATTGACTGAATTTATATTTTCAAATTAAAAGTGAATTATGATCAATATTAAAATCTCTacacacacatacatgtataattCATCTCCACCATTTGATTGGCTAGTCAAGATTTGCCAGGAAGCGGCAGCGGTTAACTCCTTGATggagagagtttctattgaaaGTGAATTCTGATGGCAGTGCCGCAGTGGTCATAATAAGTGAGGGGGCCTTTGATATGAGTTTGTGAAACTTATAGGCCATgtgagaaattgaataaaaacaaGCAAAAGGTCGCCTTGGTTAGtttaaatttgagaaaatgagaTTGTTTTGAGTTTCTGGTGATTAGGGAGAGTGATCGATTATAACTAGTAGGTAGAGCATTTGGAACGAATAAATAGAGACTTCTCAGGTACAAAGttgtaacatttttatttaatattgTTTAAGGGGTAAAATTGTGattaaaattttacaaaaaataaaGGAGGTCCAAAGAGCAAATTAAGAGGTCCATCTAGAACCACTCTtaaaaaaaactcattcctatattttcttttaatctacacccattcacataattaaaccttccttataggttttaagtctataattaagttttttcacctttttttagtttgactattttacccttctgattgaataaagaaaatattcatcaaatatagtagttttttttttttttttggtgaatttaAATATGACATCAGTTATAAACACAAATtataatttaatacaatcaatttatttttccttatttaaaaacattcgattgccttaattattgtatatctcttccttttttatttgatctatatatttgccattttttagtagatatgtttgtgtagatatttctATTATTAGATATCTCAATGTGATTAATCGACTTAATTATAGTAtataactgatgccatattttaggagatatgttcgtgtagatattccttatttaaaaagattaattgccttaattattgtatatctcttcctttcagatttgatctatatttgctattttttagtagatatgtttgtgtagatattcctaaTAGATTTCGTAGATTTCTCAACGGGATTAAACATTCTTTTGTGGAGATATTCCTATTATTAGATAGTACCTAAACTCTAGGTGGGAGTATTTTTTAgccatcaagaacttgtagaatctattgagaaacaataagaggaaaaagaaacatgcaatcaagaactTATAGAGTCTATTatatgttagccaaatagccaccctcaagtataaggggtacaagtaatagtatagggatttaagaaaggttgtcgaacccacgaagattggattcctttcactagctagggtgttaacctaaggagagctagaatatgcaaatgtacaatcacaaacctaaattcacaaggaaatctaggctcatggtgagtatgtgcattgtggtgaTAGTGAAATTATTTGTTGGGTAGAGTagtgaaccaaattaaattaaatgctcaaatgtaaactaaattactctaaactaaactagtaatataatggatgaagttagggattggattgtctaccactaacctcccttgcaagtattgaagttcaaatacaagtgatgctattctaatttcccaattaccctctttgcatccggataagactacaaaggcttaaactcctttattttatcaatttccaccggataagtgcgaaactaactacccaagaacaagttatattaccggataagtTTCAATTCattgctcctagatgcataaagatttgagtttagataatcaagcaagcaaaccaatcctagatctaggtgattttaactcactaccctcacatgcacatagaggatgctatcatgctattaatgttcaaGGTTAACTATtccctaaacattttttcatgagatgacaaacacaacacattcaaaatagttaagtttgaatgaatgcattcacttcttgaattagcatatgaagatgaaaatcacaaataacaacaaatgtcaattaaaacatcaattcatacaagtttggctacggctttcaaccctagccccaacaaagtaactactcactcataatcatacaaattggCATCAAATCTGTAAAGtaaatcaaggtaaattaaagagttaagggaagaaagaactagttgaagcttgacaaatcaatgggtaGCTTCTCCTTCATATTTCTCCTTCAGtgctccttgaatcctccttgatggtggaatggatggatatgaacttcttgatggtgatgatgaatgaaattgtgatgaagatatgatgctcctttggctaactttgagtggtggtgatgaagtttaagatggtagttgtggtggtgatgatggagtagattgggtattgtgggtttggattttgggaggtggagatggaggttttgtgaaggagatgaagagagaaatcaaatgtaatgggatgaaggaattggtcattgagagtgagaggagaatgtgtttaaatagggaagaaaaagaagagtgaaatgatgagagaaagaaaaataatgaaagtggagtatgggagtggtttgtaaaataagtaaaagatagggtaatgatgaaatgaaagcaaagcgtgaaggtgcagaaacatggaagtgataatgatttattaaagagaatggagtagaaaaatatatccaaggaaaaagagaaaagcatctagctttcttcatgtgggtaggaaacatgaacatgtgaatattgagctggttttaggtcagtttctgcccctttattccttcaattatttctctacCAAAAGTTCAGATTTTGCtcgtgacttcttcataacaaatgtttctttatgagtgtagatcatcctgctagaatttcagagcttttggtatAGTGGTTGGGACGGAAATGCTACTGGACTCCTTATAGGTCCAGTTtttcagttttgcttctgcagaaaattggactgattgtttgaaggctttccacttctatctggctcttgcactcttcataagaaatgtttcttaggatgtctagaattgaTCTGTAgtgtttcagctcatttggagttcatttgttcaggcggccgctccttcttccttgtctagctcactttctcctagctggagtaagaaaatgttctaaagttgactttttagtgcatttccattcttctccatcatttcctagcatgataagaaaaacataataaatatatataaataaacacaaaggttaagcaaaagtataagattagggaaataatgaaattggattagtcaacattaaatttggactttagaacaagtaatttccatgttttaggggacaaatatgtatatgaattatgatccaacattatacctattcaatagcataaaccctaaaaaatcacaaaacaaatacctcttcATCAGGAAGACACACACCTATTGAATAGATAGCAAACACAATGCTCATCAACGGTGCCAATTGGATTAAAGGGATATGCAATTTAACAAaggcaacccaccaacctctgattgtgcgatccatttatatcacaatcacaatttgaaatcaaaaacataatcgCATGATTGTGGAGAATGTCGCACCTAAACTCTAGGTGGGAGTATTCTTTAgccatcaagaacttgtagaatcgattgagaaacaataagaggaaaaagaacatgcaatcaagaacttgtagagtctattatacctattcaatagcataaaccctaaaaaatcaCAAACCAAATACCTCTTCGTCAGGAAGACACACACATATTGAATAGGTAGTAAACACAATACTCATCAACCGTACCAATCGGATTAAAGGGATATGCAGTTGAACAAaggcaacccaccaacctctgattgtgcgatccatttatatcacaatcacaatttgaaatcaaaaacataataGCATGATTGTGGAGATATTGATACCGGCTTTGAATGTAGAGATTAGGCTTTTGAATGCGGAGATTACATAACCTCCAACCCAGAGGAGAGTTTTCAATTGTTGGaatcaagggttgagtaatTTCGGGCAACGTCTATGGGCAGCCATTTCATGACTTCCATCGGCAGCAAGACTGAATTTTAATATtaatcctatttaataggtgaatgggaaatttgatagtggcagctttagtaattcttaacaacattgggttttaatatttatcctatttaataggtttttttttgttttgaataaacgtaattaattggtttgggtgtatattaaaacactcttatggatgagtttattctaaaaggggtgtgtgaatttgggtgtagaatcaaattccccatTCCTAAACCCATCCCCCTCTTGAGTATCAAACTCCGGATTATTCAGGAAGCAATTCCTGATAATGAGATGGGATCCACATCCATTCCAATACCTATATAAGTTAGTAAACATAGGAAAATTCGTACACTAAAATCATTCCCTTCATTTCAATTCTCATTCTTGGCATGTTTACttacaccaccaccacccccactCAGTTATCAAATTAAGGGTTATTCAATAATCAATTCCCGATAATGAGGTGAGATCCAGACCATTCGAATACCTATATATGCAATCACTTCCTGTGCTCCTGAATCCACTGCCACACAGTGTCTGTTATATCGGAAAGGTCGTCGTTCCGGTCAAGGACCTCCTGCAAAACGAGAAGAACGACAAGCACGTGACCTATCCGGTCATCACTGCCAAGGGGAGACCCAAAGGCAACGTGATGAGAACGACGACGGTGACGAAGTCGCAAATGATGGAGGCCTAGGGCTCGATGATGGAGTAGCCGGCATTGATGGCTGAGAAGCCGCCAAGGAGGGAGCCAGAGAGGTCGAGGATCGGAGGtggagatcagagagagagagagagaaactggagTTGGACATCGggaagagagaaaggagagagagagagagagaaagatgaatgtaatttattaattaaaatgaaggcaatactgtcaatagatgttagagtaaatgggagtaaaaaaactcttagtggagtaagtgagcaatttttaagTTAAAATTGTGTAAGTGGTCATTATCCATTTTGTATATTAGCATCTTTTATTTACTAGAAATCTATTCTCTTTTCAGATACAATGTCTACACTAACAGAAAGATAAGAGAGCATGTAATGGAAGCTTCCTGAGATGCCTGAAAAGTTTAAGAATTTACCTAATTTTTTCTGAGCATGATAATGTGAAGGACTGACTTTTTGTTGATGATGAATGGAAGGGCAGGCCATCAGTCAGACTTCATTGCCTATCGAATAGAGAAATGTGTGTAAGTTGGGAAGAGTTGTCTCTAAAAGTATGGAACTGGCTTTTATCAATCTGATGTTGGAGTATTGTTCTTGTTATCATTTCAGATTAAGGAAAATGAAGATAGAGCAACTGGTTTTGTGTTTCCAGAAAAAGGATCCTCATTCTATGTGAATGATGTGTGTAATGAGACATAAGATAAAGTAATAGGTTCTGTAAGCTGTAAGAGTAAGAGTTCCAGTGCCGCTGCCTACAGAGAGTTAAGAGTTTCAGTGAATCTGAAAATGCTAGAGGATATGCTTTTCTGGCAGCATTAGTACTGAGGCTGTTTACGAAAACGCTGGAAAATTTGTGAGCATGGGGTCATTTTCTCTATTAGGAATCGGTACGCTGACTTCTCTGGGGACAATTCCCGATATTGAATGTGCAGCCTCATCAGGTGGTGTTGGAGGGATTCACAGAAGATTTTTGTTTGCTTCAGATAATCTGTGCAAGGCAACATTATATCGGATTCATTATATGTCCAATGAATCAAAAGATTCTGGCGACTAATATGATATTCATCTGGCTCATAAAGAAATGCATGTTCTTCCTATCTTCTGTAACTTGTGTGTAACATTAAATTGCAACATTATTATCTCTTTTAAAATGCAAGATGTATGAGAAACAGCTTATTTGTAAAGGATTGCAGCTCATGGCTAATAATACGGAAAAACATAAAAGGGGGATGTGGCGATATGGGAGGGTTTTCGATAAAAAGTTTATGTCCCCGTTGCAGACAAGCACATGTTCGAAACTAGTGACGGTGCTAGCATGTATGCGACAACATGTGAATCCAAATTCAGCAGGGAATATATTAGCTATAAAACAGTTGGAAGGGTTAAGTGAAGAATTTCGAGAGAAGTGTATCAAAAACACAGAAAAATCAGTGAAACTAGTTCGTGATACTGAAGCTGAAAGCAAATTCACAGAGGAACAAAACAACATGAATGACTTTGCTCCTGAGTAGCTGGTATGAGAATGCTGCAGCATTAAATAAAGTCATAACTAGCATGCTTATGAAGATGTGGAGGGAGTCTAGTTTGAGGCCATGAGGCCATGCCTAGAGTCTTGTCTTCTTTTccctttgttctttttcttttgaaacatTATGATGTTGATTTAATCTGGTGTTGTTCCTCAATACCTTCTTTGCAGTTTGATGTCTGACCATAGTaatttcagaccaaaaaataagaaaagaacgATAGTAATAAGATGGCAGTGACCCAATCATGTGCTTACCATATACTAATATACTGATGGGTGCTTATTAAAGACTAGATCCATTATCAAGAAAATGAATCCATATATTAGATTGTATAATAAAAAAGTTATTGTCGTTGAGCTTTTGCAAAGATACATAAATCACAGTGAGGACTCAACATAAAAGCTGCTGTAAGCTGGAGCCTTAACAGCTAACCTATCCAAAGAAACAAACTGTGTGATGAGATTTTTCGGCCGGTAAGGACAAGATTATCCCTACTCAATTATAGTTCTGGTTGATCATATCACATGCTTTGGCAAAAATCAAGCCTCAAGGAAGTGAATGATTAAATGCCAATTCATTGTTTCAGACCTTGTGTTTTCTGTATCCAGTTTAGAATATCTGAACAATCTTCACGTCTGATAAAATGCCTTCACGATTCATATAAACAAAACTATTAGCCCTTTGTGCCATCTCAACAATAACTAAAACCATTCGATGTTCGAAAACTATACCTGTTCTTAGTTCGATAGCTCTTTAGTTCAGACTCTTCTCGGCGGCTTAATAATTCTTTCTTCATTTGCAGTGATTCAGGCACAACCCAATTTCCACTTTTGTCATGGTATGCATCACAAATAAAGTTTAGAACAGTATCCTGCAAAACTTGTCCAGTGTGAGATGAGTACCCAAAATTTATGAGCATAGTTTGACAATTCAAGATGCCCATATTGATTAATGACAAAAAAATTTGCTAAAGCTAATATGTCCAACCATTCACAGGTGCAAAGAAATAGTGTGGAAAATAATACATAAAGGTGAGGGGACAGTTACCTACATTAGCAAATAATGTAAACAAATTGGAGAGCATACCAAGGGTTTGGAAGCGTCAAGCCAGTGATAGATATGCTCATTACGAAACCATGTCAATTGCCGTTTTGCAAAATTTCTGCAGAGAATTAACAGATTCTGGGTTTAAAATTTTGAATGTAATGAGTAAGAAACTTGTAAACACTAAATAGGACACAGGGAGTATTAGAGCTCTATGCAGACCCCGGTTTTCTACACAACCATGCAAGTTAAATGTTAACTTCATTTTGGAAAAGAAACGAGACACCGTCAAACATTTAAAGATGTCTATAACAAAATGAGAATCCTACCTTTGGAACAAGTTTGAAAGCAACAAGTACTAATGCTGAGGATGGTTGCACTCATACTTTTCTTTCTTGTATTACTTGTACTTTTAGTTTACCAAGTAACTTCAAATGGATCACTCCTAAAAGATATTTGCAATGCAAGTGAAATGTCTCTTTGTTTCCTCCTAACCCAATGGTTTTATCAGATGTTGCTTTTGTTATAAGTATAAGCAATATTTATTGAGCATGTCCAAAAAGTTGGCTTATGGCTTTTTATACagatttattatatatataggaagaggttctgaagaggacgtccgcaacccaaaAAAAGTGCTGACGTCGCTCCTACGGCCTCAATCGGGCAGCGACGGTGGCATTTCTGTTGCCGGACGGAACCAGGCCACAACGTGGAGTAGTTCAGAAGCGGCTGGACTCGTCGACGAAGGGTTCGAAGTCGAGCTCAATGTGCTTCCATGGTTTCCGGCGAGCTCGCTGCACACCGCTGAGTTTCTGATCACCTTCGCCACTTGATCGAGGCCGTCCGGGATGTCCAGAGGGTGCGTCCGGCACCCGCAGCGCAACAATCGCCGCCTTCCCGACGCCGGAggagggacgtccgcactttttctgggttgcggacgtcctcttcagaacccaccccatatatatatatatatatatatatatatatatttcattcaaATGGGATtttaatacaaaattgtagagagaaaatGCATTACCTAGATGCCTTTTGAAATTCAGTCAAAAAGTTGTAGAACTCTCTTGGTGAAGAACTACCTCCTTGCTCCCTACACAATAATAAATACTCCATAGCCTGAAATATTTCCAAGTGTTACTACCTATTGCAAACAATAATAACATGATATAATAAAGTGCATACGAttctaatgaaaaaaaaatcaagaatgaTTGTTTGAATAATAAAAAAGTTCATATGAGATCAATGATCAAACAAGAATAAAGCTATACTTGTCTATAACCAATTGCTCTGGTTGCTGAAttggaatttggaagaagacCCGCATCAAGAAGCCATCTGGCCTCAGACAAGATACCATCAGTTCCTGCAGTAAACTAAATGATGAGCTTATGTAAAACAAATGAAATTTTCTGATTTGATTCGAGAACACAAAGATGGATGATTAATCTGTAGTAATGTACCCCAATATGACTTACCTGACACCATATCTTCACATCGCCAATCAATTGATCTGTATAGATCAACCCTTTGGTTTGAGAGGAAAAAGCAAATGAAGTCATAGTTCAATTCCTTTGATTTAACTTCCTCCACAACATCAGCAGAGGAACTAATGTCATTAGTGTCTACTACACTAGAATCACATTCTTTGCGGAAAGAATTATACGGTACTTCGAAGGCAGATGGAGGTGATCCACTAGACTGTCagttcatgaaaaaaaaatttcaaccaGAGAGACAACAATGAGTTATGTTATCAACCAAACACTTATGTTTCTCATGTGTCTCTCTATTTAAAGAATGTATAGTTTAAGTCCCTATCTTTTTAGTTTGGGGCAGGGCTAGGGGGAGATTCCATTATTCACATATATAAGCAGAAACATTACAGACTAACCTTGATGATCTCCAGGCTGCGTCTTAATCGGTACCAATCATTAGCAGCCAAAAATTGAGCCTTAGGGTCACCTGCTTTGATCACCAACTGCACAGCTGCATCCCAGTGTCCATTTCTTTCTAAATCTGCCAACTCAGAAGACACTTCAGATGCGATCTCTTTTGAGGCTTTAGGAACATCTGGTTTTCCATATATTAACCTGATATTTGTAACAACAAATAATGTTATGAATACAaccgaaaagaagagaaaaacaaataaataacagCATCCCTCTAAATTCCAGAGTGTATCTGAAGTCAACCTGAAGAGACCAAGTTAAATGGTGCCAATATCACCAATAAACATAGAGTTTTTTCAGAAGATATTTGTTTATAAGGAAGGCTATTCCATCAAGAGCTAAGTGGCATTTCTGTGACTTAACATTCTAACTTTAACATATTTGAAATATTcaactaataataataaagaaaaaattttgtagaaaatatttacacaagaacATAGTAGCACCTACCATCGCAAGTACAATCCAGTGCCACCAGTAACTATGGGAACACGGCCATTATCAAGAATACATCTTGTAGTTTGCCTTGCATCCTCATAAAATTGTCCAACGGAGTAGTCTGAGGAATAATACA contains these protein-coding regions:
- the LOC112178862 gene encoding tRNA dimethylallyltransferase 9 isoform X2, translated to MIISSSVRTCFPRFPSSSETHVFRSAVKFTFTLRRRLFTTLCSVSATQKKEKEKVIVVSGPTGAGKSRLALELAKVLNGEIISADSVQVYRGLDVGSAKPSPSDRKEVPHHLVDILHPSEDYSVGQFYEDARQTTRCILDNGRVPIVTGGTGLYLRWLIYGKPDVPKASKEIASEVSSELADLERNGHWDAAVQLVIKAGDPKAQFLAANDWYRLRRSLEIIKSSGSPPSAFEVPYNSFRKECDSSVVDTNDISSSADVVEEVKSKELNYDFICFFLSNQRVDLYRSIDWRCEDMVSGTDGILSEARWLLDAGLLPNSNSATRAIGYRQAMEYLLLCREQGGSSSPREFYNFLTEFQKASRNFAKRQLTWFRNEHIYHWLDASKPLDTVLNFICDAYHDKSGNWVVPESLQMKKELLSRREESELKSYRTKNRLSEANKNLL
- the LOC112178862 gene encoding tRNA dimethylallyltransferase 9 isoform X1; translation: MIISSSVRTCFPRFPSSSETHVFRSAVKFTFTLRRRLFTTLCSVSATQKKEKEKVIVVSGPTGAGKSRLALELAKVLNGEIISADSVQVYRGLDVGSAKPSPSDRKEVPHHLVDILHPSEDYSVGQFYEDARQTTRCILDNGRVPIVTGGTGLYLRWLIYGKPDVPKASKEIASEVSSELADLERNGHWDAAVQLVIKAGDPKAQFLAANDWYRLRRSLEIIKSSGSPPSAFEVPYNSFRKECDSSVVDTNDISSSADVVEEVKSKELNYDFICFFLSNQRVDLYRSIDWRCEDMVSGTDGILSEARWLLDAGLLPNSNSATRAIGYRQAMEYLLLCREQGGSSSPREFYNFLTEFQKASRNFAKRQLTWFRNEHIYHWLDASKPLDTVLNFICDAYHDKSGNWVVPESLQMKKELLSRREESELKSYRTKNRHFIRREDCSDILNWIQKTQGLKQ
- the LOC112178862 gene encoding tRNA dimethylallyltransferase 9 isoform X3; translation: MIISSSVRTCFPRFPSSSETHVFRSAVKFTFTLRRRLFTTLCSVSATQKKEKEKVIVVSGPTGAGKSRLALELAKVLNGEIISADSVQVYRGLDVGSAKPSPSDRKEVPHHLVDILHPSEDYSVGQFYEDARQTTRCILDNGRVPIVTGGTGLYLRWLIYGKPDVPKASKEIASEVSSELADLERNGHWDAAVQLVIKAGDPKAQFLAANDWYRLRRSLEIIKSSGSPPSAFEVPYNSFRKECDSSVVDTNDISSSADVVEEVKSKELNYDFICFFLSNQRVDLYRSIDWRCEDMVSGTDGILSEARWLLDAGLLPNSNSATRAIGYRQAMEYLLLCREQGGSSSPREFYNFLTEFQKASRNFAKRQLTWFRNEHIYHWLDASKPLVCSPICLHYLLM